A region of Aliivibrio fischeri DNA encodes the following proteins:
- a CDS encoding glutamate decarboxylase yields MPLHSKNAVRDDLLDDIYSSADLSLSMPKYKMPEQEHDPRHAYQVIHDELMMDGNSRQNLATFCQTWVEDEVHKLMDECIDKNMIDKDEYPQTAELESRCVHMLADLWNSPDAENTLGCSTTGSSEAAMLGGMALKWAWREKMKKLGKPTDKPNMICGPVQVCWHKFARYWDIELREIPMEGDRLIMTPEEVIKRCDENTIGVVPTLGVTFTCQYEPVKAVHEALDKLQEETGLDIPMHIDAASGGFLAPFCDPDLEWDFRLPRVKSINASGHKFGLSPLGVGWVIWRDASALHEDLIFNVNYLGGNMPTFALNFSRPGGQIVAQYYNFLRLGKEGYRKIHQACYDTAVYLSSEIEKLGMFEIIYDGKGGIPAMSWSLKEGVDPGFNLFDLSDRIRSRGWQIAAYAMPPKREDLVIMRILVRHGFSRDQADLLVADLKHCVEFFAKHPISHGSDELESSGFNHG; encoded by the coding sequence ATGCCTCTTCATTCCAAAAACGCAGTCAGAGATGATCTTCTTGATGATATTTATTCATCAGCTGACCTTTCGTTATCCATGCCAAAATATAAAATGCCTGAACAAGAACATGACCCACGTCATGCCTACCAAGTCATTCATGATGAGCTCATGATGGATGGTAATTCTCGACAGAACTTAGCAACGTTTTGCCAAACTTGGGTTGAAGATGAAGTCCATAAATTAATGGATGAATGTATCGATAAAAATATGATCGATAAAGATGAATATCCTCAAACTGCTGAATTAGAATCTCGCTGTGTGCATATGCTAGCGGATTTATGGAACTCTCCTGACGCAGAAAACACACTAGGTTGTTCAACTACAGGTTCAAGTGAAGCCGCTATGCTAGGTGGTATGGCATTAAAATGGGCTTGGCGAGAAAAAATGAAAAAACTTGGCAAACCAACAGATAAGCCAAATATGATCTGTGGTCCCGTTCAAGTATGTTGGCATAAATTTGCACGTTATTGGGATATTGAATTACGTGAGATCCCAATGGAAGGCGATCGCTTGATCATGACGCCTGAAGAAGTGATTAAACGTTGTGATGAAAATACCATTGGTGTTGTTCCAACACTGGGGGTGACGTTTACTTGTCAATATGAGCCTGTGAAAGCGGTACATGAAGCGCTAGATAAGTTACAAGAAGAGACGGGTTTAGATATTCCAATGCACATTGATGCGGCGAGTGGTGGTTTCTTAGCTCCGTTCTGTGACCCTGATTTAGAGTGGGACTTCCGTCTTCCTCGAGTTAAATCGATTAATGCATCAGGTCATAAATTTGGCCTAAGCCCACTAGGTGTGGGTTGGGTAATTTGGCGTGACGCATCAGCCTTGCATGAAGATTTGATTTTTAATGTGAACTATTTAGGTGGCAATATGCCGACCTTTGCATTGAACTTCTCTCGCCCAGGTGGCCAAATTGTAGCGCAATACTACAATTTCCTACGTTTAGGAAAAGAAGGGTATCGTAAGATCCACCAGGCGTGTTATGACACTGCTGTTTATTTATCATCTGAAATTGAAAAACTGGGTATGTTTGAAATTATCTATGATGGTAAAGGTGGTATTCCAGCAATGAGTTGGTCATTGAAGGAAGGCGTTGATCCTGGTTTTAATTTGTTTGACCTATCGGATCGAATTCGTTCTCGTGGTTGGCAAATTGCGGCTTATGCAATGCCACCAAAACGTGAAGATTTAGTCATCATGCGTATTTTAGTACGTCATGGATTCAGTCGAGATCAAGCGGATTTATTGGTTGCGGACTTAAAACATTGCGTTGAGTTTTTTGCAAAGCATCCTATTTCCCATGGTAGTGATGAGTTGGAATCATCAGGATTTAACCACGGCTAA